The genomic region TTGCCGTTACTGATCCTTCAACAAATTCATCACTCAACTTAACGATACCATTATTAATGTTCTCGGAACTATTTAGCAGACTCTTATGATTTGTGTTTAGTGTTTTTACAACTGCTTTCAATTCTCCCTCTAAAGCTTCGATTTTCTCATTCAATACTTTCTCAAATGAATCCGATAGCTTTTCAAAATGCTTATTATTATCCTCATGTAGTTTATGAATGGAGAGATTCAACTCCGATATCGCGTTAAGCTCGTCGGTATACTTTTTTTGTTTATTCGGATTATCTTCTATTTCTTTTTGAATAATTGCTCCCCATTTCTGGAATACAATCAGACCAACAATTCCCGCCATAGTAGCCAAAAAAGCAAGCTTCAAACCGCCTAATAACTGAGGAATACTACCTTGGATATCATTGGTATTAAAATCCCATATCCCAATTGTAATTCCGAGCGCCGTACAAAATATCCCTAGTGTAGGAAAGACCGATGGTATTGTTTCAAATATGTACTCATTGGTCCATTTTTTTTGTTTTTTATCCCCATTAGAAACACAGTACTTTTTGTACCTCTTATAATACAAAACAGCAAAAAAAGTCCACAAAACAAAAACTATTGCCGCAAAAGAAATCTCAATCATAACCTTTTTTATATAAAATCAAATATCATATTTTTACCGTTTATAACATTACGGAAAACCGTAATCTTAACGAAAAAATAAAATTAAAACCATAAAAATCAGAACGAAGACAGCATTACACGACAAAAAGTTCTATTAACGAATCATTAAAGCACTACCGGATTCAATCCTTTTCAGAAATTTCTGACCATATAAAAACACTCGCAACACTTCTACAAATCAACCATTTAACACACAATCCGCCTTGGCTTTAGAAAAATTTAACGCCAAAAACGTATAAAATTTACTACCTTTGCGATTAACCCTAAATCATTCGTTTGGAAGTATTTAAATACTATTTAATTCATTTTATAGTACCTCTTTTGGTCATTTTTCTTATTGTGGTCATTCTGGTCACAATAAGCGATCGTATCGTGTATGAATACAGCAAACAATACCGTTCGGCAGTACGCCAGAAAATTACAACTTTCCTTACCGAATTACTTTTTACCGATGCCGAAGATTACGAATACCGGATCAGAGAGTTTAAAAAACAGATTCCCTACGGTAGCACGTGGTGCAAAAGTATGGTTACCAGCAGTATTATCGAGTTAAAGCAAAACATTAAAGGAGAAGTTACTGCGCCTATCCTGGATATCTACAAGAGCTTCGGACTACCTAATTTTAGCGAAAAGCTGATTAACAGTCGTCGTTGGTATATTAAATGCAAAGGGATTTACCATTTCCAGGTACTCGAATACGAAGAAGGCGAAAGCCTCGTAAAAAAATATATGAATCATAAAAACAGGATTCTGCGTTCGAATGCTTTTATCGCGTTTATATCGTTAACCTCGAAAAAACTGGATTTTTTAAGTGATTATCCGTATGAGATTTCACTTATCGACGAATTAAAAGTAATGGACTTACTGTACCATAAAAAATTCCCGATTCCAAAAAACATCAAGGATTGGATCACCGCGCAAAACCCGTCGATCGTAAAACTAGGCATTCGTTTTATGGTGTATTATAATTATACGGTCGAAAAAGACACTTTATTATCGCTGTTACAATCGGATAATAAAATGATTCGAAAAGAGGTGATCATTGCTTTACAGGATCTCTTTCTTTTTGAAGCCGAACCGTTGTTAATCGACATGTTCGCGTCTGAGGAAATTGAAAATAAAATCGCTATTTTGCAAACACTCGCCGTTATAGGAAATCAACAATCGATTGTTTTTATCGACGATTATTTACACCGATCCGTTAATCCGGCGACCAAACTCGAAGCGGTACGAACGCTCGACACCCTCGATCCTTCCTATCTGAAATCCAATTTCAAAGAAGATTTCGAAATTATTAAAATTAAAAAACACGTTAAAAATCCTTACTTATGATTTCGAGATACTATTTGGAGGCTTTCGAAAGATTCTACGAGACATTTGTAGCGATTTTCTCTTCCAGTTATATTTTATTTTACCTGTTTTTGGCCGTGCTTTCGTATCTGGCAATCAAAAAACACCTGAATGCCAAGTATTTTATCCACGACG from Flavobacterium sp. WV_118_3 harbors:
- a CDS encoding HEAT repeat domain-containing protein; translated protein: MEVFKYYLIHFIVPLLVIFLIVVILVTISDRIVYEYSKQYRSAVRQKITTFLTELLFTDAEDYEYRIREFKKQIPYGSTWCKSMVTSSIIELKQNIKGEVTAPILDIYKSFGLPNFSEKLINSRRWYIKCKGIYHFQVLEYEEGESLVKKYMNHKNRILRSNAFIAFISLTSKKLDFLSDYPYEISLIDELKVMDLLYHKKFPIPKNIKDWITAQNPSIVKLGIRFMVYYNYTVEKDTLLSLLQSDNKMIRKEVIIALQDLFLFEAEPLLIDMFASEEIENKIAILQTLAVIGNQQSIVFIDDYLHRSVNPATKLEAVRTLDTLDPSYLKSNFKEDFEIIKIKKHVKNPYL